One window of the Hippocampus zosterae strain Florida chromosome 8, ASM2543408v3, whole genome shotgun sequence genome contains the following:
- the cdkn2c gene encoding cyclin-dependent kinase 4 inhibitor C isoform X2 translates to MAVTLSLADRLSSASANGNLPEVLLLLQSGAPVNGMNIFKRTALQVVKLSSTAVVEVLLDAGADPNLRDPVLGLTATHDAAREGFADTVRALLAHGADVNLADERGNLPLHLAAKWGRVEAVRVLVGATVDPLTANVDGHTAEQLALLSGYGDTAACIRSYLR, encoded by the exons ATGGCTGTCACTTTGTCACTAGCTGATCGCCTGAGCAGTGCCTCTGCCAATGGAAATTTACCAGAGGTTTTATTGTTGCTGCAAAGTGGAGCTCCTGTCaatggaatgaatattttcaaaaggactGCATTACAG GTCGTCAAATTGAGCAGCACTGCGGTAGTCGAGGTCCTCCTGGATGCCGGGGCTGACCCCAACCTCCGCGACCCGGTCCTCGGCCTCACGGCCACCCACGACGCCGCCCGTGAAGGTTTCGCAGACACCGTCCGGGCGCTGCTGGCTCATGGAGCGGACGTGAACCTCGCGGACGAGCGTGGGAACCTCCCGCTGCATTTGGCCGCCAAGTGGGGCCGCGTTGAGGCGGTCCGGGTTCTCGTGGGAGCCACCGTGGACCCCTTGACGGCAAATGTTGATGGACACACCGCGGAGCAGTTGGCGCTTCTTAGCGGGTACGGTGACACGGCCGCCTGCATCCGCAGCTACCTTCGCTAA
- the cdkn2c gene encoding cyclin-dependent kinase 4 inhibitor C isoform X1 has protein sequence MTARFWPPVICLFSPPRMAVTLSLADRLSSASANGNLPEVLLLLQSGAPVNGMNIFKRTALQVVKLSSTAVVEVLLDAGADPNLRDPVLGLTATHDAAREGFADTVRALLAHGADVNLADERGNLPLHLAAKWGRVEAVRVLVGATVDPLTANVDGHTAEQLALLSGYGDTAACIRSYLR, from the exons ATGACAGCTCGATTTTGGCCTCCTGTAATCTGCCTTTTTTCACCCCCAAGAATGGCTGTCACTTTGTCACTAGCTGATCGCCTGAGCAGTGCCTCTGCCAATGGAAATTTACCAGAGGTTTTATTGTTGCTGCAAAGTGGAGCTCCTGTCaatggaatgaatattttcaaaaggactGCATTACAG GTCGTCAAATTGAGCAGCACTGCGGTAGTCGAGGTCCTCCTGGATGCCGGGGCTGACCCCAACCTCCGCGACCCGGTCCTCGGCCTCACGGCCACCCACGACGCCGCCCGTGAAGGTTTCGCAGACACCGTCCGGGCGCTGCTGGCTCATGGAGCGGACGTGAACCTCGCGGACGAGCGTGGGAACCTCCCGCTGCATTTGGCCGCCAAGTGGGGCCGCGTTGAGGCGGTCCGGGTTCTCGTGGGAGCCACCGTGGACCCCTTGACGGCAAATGTTGATGGACACACCGCGGAGCAGTTGGCGCTTCTTAGCGGGTACGGTGACACGGCCGCCTGCATCCGCAGCTACCTTCGCTAA